The Biomphalaria glabrata chromosome 15, xgBioGlab47.1, whole genome shotgun sequence region TAACAAATTAGCTAAGTCTTAAATAGATGcataacatacatatatagaCACATGAATTTGAACTATATCGCTTTTATATTAAACACacacttgaattttttttttttaaatcacatctTGTTCATCGAAAAATGAGTTgaacaaaagttaaaatgagTTAAATAGGAGTTAAAGGTTTGGTTATATTTAGCAGACATGtaaatgtagacctagatctaaatgagcTCAATAAAATGAAGGTTTACtgtaaaatgtgttttaaaagcatAAATCAGTGTAAACATTGGAACATAAACTATTTATtctactttttttctctttgtattaCGAAGGAAGGAGGAGTTGTGGCTCagtgttaaagcgcttggctttcgaaccggagGTCTTGGTTTaaaattctggtgaagactgggatttatcttttcgggatctttagggtgcctctgagtccacccagctctaataggtacctgacattatctggggaaaagtaaaggcggttggtcgttgtgctggccacatgacaccctcgttaaccgtgggccacagaaacagatgatctttatatcatctggcctatagaccacaaggtttgaagGTGGAACGTATTACGAAGGAAGCTAAGCTTTAAACCAACAAAATCACTGTTACTTTCTCtaaaagtttttgttgttttttttcagatgtCAGAGAAAACACAGTTCTTTATGATCAAGAACAGAATAATTCAGAATATATAAACCATGAAAACATTCTTGATGAGTTTATAAACCACCAAATAAACAAATCCAAGAAGATGGGCCACAGTGAAACCGATTTGGTAATAGCAGAAGATTCAACATTTCTTAAAGGAAAGACTTTGACAGTGTTAGATTCCATGCGGGACGTAAATGGTAGTGACACAGCTGTGACTAACACTCTACAAGACAGCTTTAGTCAAGACTTTACAACGAAATCAAGGAATGATTTGGCAGACTTACCAAAGGATAAGTCTCATATAACAACGATAAGTGAGCCATTACAAGAACAAAGCAACGAACAGTTGGAGGCATTCAATGTATCTTTGAAACACACAGATGATCCAAGAGATGGAGAAACGGAGCAGATCTATCTTCAGTTACAACAAAGAGAACAGTTAGAATCAGAAGATACGCAGTTACATCAAAGAGAACAGTTAGAATCAGAAGATACGCAGTTACATCAAAGAGAACAGTTAGAATCAGAAGATACGCAGTTACATCAGAGAGAAAAGTTAGAATCAGAAAATACGCAGTTACATCAGAGAGAACAGTTAGAATCAGAAGATACACAGTTACATCAGAGAGAACAGTTAGAATCAGAAGATACGCAGTTACATCAGAGAGAACAGTTAGAATCAGAAGATACGCAGTTACATCAGAGAGCACAGTTAGAATCAGAAGATACGCAGTTACATCAAAGAGAACAGTTAGAATCAGAAGATACGCAGTTACATCAGAGAGAAGAGTTAGAATCAGAAAATACGCAGTTACATCAGAGAGAAGAATTAGAATCAGAAGATACGCAGTTACATCAGAGAGAAGAGTTAGAATCAGAAAATACGCAGTTACATCAAAGAGAACAGTTAGAATCAGAAAATACGCAGTTACATCAGAGAGAAGAATTAGAATCAGAAGATACGCAGTTACATCAGAGAGAAGAGTTAGAATCAGAAAATACGCAGTTACATCAAAGAGAAGAATTAGAATCAGAAGATAAGCAGATACAACAAAGAGAAGAGTTAGAATCAGATAACGACCAAATAGAACAAAACCCACAACAGGTAGAACAAATGGTAGATGAAGAAATTGAGGGAGTAGCTGATTACTTGACATCCAACAACTTAAGTGATACTTCTCTGGAGAATGTGATGAAAACAGCACCTGGACCTGTAGGCGTCTCCCTAACTACAACCCCAACCTTAAACTATTGTCCAGACAAATCTTCCCATCTCAGTAAGTTAACATTTtatgtccattttgttttttcttagcaactgtctagttttttttatatatgccTAGCATGAATCATTTCAACAGGTATACATTGGACAGtatcatataataataataataataaggcttgtcttcgagtccaaagattagtgaggaatgcagtatttcacgtggctgctcagccccagctatgacctacatattttgccacatccaaggcaagcataaccattgtccgcaggtgttcgatttagattttcttttcgccgtctacgtctgtcctcggcagcggattttcttttggtctcaaatgagTGACcaccagctgtctcgttctgaggctgcatgcaaccatgtgctttCTTCTaggtcagctaaggcaagttggcgccaaagctggtctttgaagcgtttccgtggggcgcttctgttacgtcgaccaccttttagctcaccaaaaaagactgcctttggcatacgttcgtcccccatacgggatacgtgccctacccagcgtaactgtcggaccataagaagtccctctatcaTATAGAACTGTCCATAATAGTACTTTTGCATAACCTTTCCAACAGTGAGATACCTCTGTAGCTATTACAATCAGCGCGGTcgcctttaaaaaacaaagtttgcatcttttcagggccggatttaaggcagGTCAGGCGGGGCTACAGCCACGGGGGTCTCCACAGGAAAGGGGCCTccaaaaaagagataaaaatatttccgaAGTTCGACGAGTCAGAAACTTATACGTTtcttttttctaacatttttttcgCATTTCTACTTTTGGCAAAAGtgtcgtgattaagaagtgtacgcttgtagcatgctcggaataagtaaatacagctccggatttacgaAGGTGCGTCTACCAAGGACCTTAACCTCCACGGAAtctaaaaatgtgcatgttaaatattttttttaaaaaaggaaattgaGATTAGATTTACAAAAACCGATTTCTTTCTCCTAAAATAaagcatgcttttagatttaagTATGTTCATTCATAAGTGAATCTTTATTTAAGCTTTCAAAAAAATTGTAGGGGCGGCCACAAAAACCCTGCcctggggcctccacaaaaaccCTGCCCCTGGGCCTCCACAAAAACCCTGccccggggcctccacaaaaaccATGCCCCTGGGCCTCCACAAAAACCCTGCcctggggcctccacaaaaaccCTGCCCTGGGGCCTCCACATCCACAAAAACCCTGCcctggggcctccacaaaaaccCTGGcccggggcctccacaaaaaccCAAAACCCTGCCttggggcctccacaaaaaccctgccccggggcctccacaaaaaacCCTGCcctggggcctccacaaaaaccctgccccggggcctccacaaaaaccctgccccggggcctccacaaaaaacCCTGCcctggggcctccacaaaaaccCTGCCCCGGGGCCTCCCCATACTTAAATCGGGCCTGCATCTTTTTAAATCCTGGGTCCCGGGGACTGTTCCTTTTTTCCAACACAGGCTTAGCAGTTCGTGGAGTGGCTTCGTTAAAGTATGCTCTCCAGCCTAAAATGATAATGAGGAATCCCTATGAATACTTTATCTGCGTGCAATCATGTCAATTGTATGCACCTTATAATTCTAAACTTCATTGCTGTTTAAGGTTAAGGTGAAATCTAATTTAAACCTGGACTTCACAAAGTATCGCGATAGAAGTCTCTGTTTTAATGAACTCAAACCAGTTAACCTTGACATTGAAACTGGATGAAGGCTGAATGTCGGTGTGGAAAGATGAGCAGTTCATATTAACACAGATTGCATCCCATAAAAGCAAATCTTAACAAAACAATCACTTTTACCCAAAGACAACACACCTTTGTTTTTTGCAGTCGGCCATCTTGCAGGATTGCTACGGGAAACCACGAGAGAAGAACTAATCGATTACTTCCCGGAAATGGACAACGGTGGACGATTACGCCCCACAGATTGCGCAGCGAGACAGAGACTGGCAGTCATATTTCCTTATCGAAATCGATACCAACATCTACATGTAGTCCTCCATAACTTGCTCCCGATTTTAAAGCGCCAGCAGGTCGACGTCACATTTTTCGTCATCGAGCAGGTGAGAAGTTTACAGTTTTAAACTAGATCAATGTCTCCACTCCTATTTATATATCTGTAGATCTATACACTGTTCCTTGACGTTgttattgccggaagtggtagtGGATGGAGAGCTCTACTGCCTATTAAACTTCgtccaatggcatgcgtctaaAACAGAGTGGCGAAGACGCTTGGCTACTTTTTAAGGAGCTCGATCTGGAATCCCGActagagctgagttgtgtttgctgagcgccttaAGACAGAACGGAAACCAACGCCCATATACCCCCCTCCCACCACAGGTCCACATTGCAGaacgcactgagcatgctataatctTGAAAGATGTGgtatacaaaagtaattaaaaaaaaaacctgcagacaacggctttgtctgcgtcATGTGTGGCTAAATATGCAAGTCGCAATTGGGTCTGCGTAGTCACACCAAATCATCGTTAATATTTGAAATCCAAGAACATGCATTATTAAAATTCGTAGTGTTTAATCATGACATGAACCCAATGTGTTTAATCATGTGTTGATTTCGTTCACTTTCATCATGTGTTTAACTTGTGTGATTGATCATGTGTTTAACTTGTGTGATTAATCATGTGTTTAATTTGCGTGATTGATCATGTGTTTAACTTGTGTGATTAATCATGTGTTTAACTTGCGCGATTAATCATGTGTTTAACTTGTGTGATTAATCATGTTGTTTTCCAATCCTGTGTTTATATTTCTAAGTCAGCACTCTCAACGTTTAACAGAGGAGCACTTCAGAATATTGGGTTTTTGGAGGCTCAGAAACTGAGTTCTTTTGATTGCTACATTTTCCACGATGTGGACCTGATCCCGCTGAATGACAACAACTTATACAGATGTGAATCTAATCCCAGGCACTTCGCAGTGGCAttgaataaatttaattacaggTAATACGCACTTTAAAGCTAATTTTAGGCATAGGCATCTAAAGGGAAGAAAAGAACAGATTGGCCAGATTGGGTATTTTAATGATCGTTGTCAAAGAGTATGAAGTTTCACCTTATATCTGTCCAAGGTCTCGTCTGGAGAATTGGCCACCAActagcttcctccaggcgtcgtACTGACCTTTGACTTGCCAACGAGCATTTAGTCTAAATTGCCCacgggttgtgacgttgcaggtcagtgttcaggccttctataatgaaTGGCTTTGGATGAATGCCTGGTCATTGGTTAGGGTCGGAACGATGTTGTCCATACAGCAGtccggccccccccccccttcgaaGTAACAGTCTGTAAACAGCGGCGTCGCAGGATCTGCCaggatgtagcactgtgtgctgcaaactgcttaATGGTCGCTtgctcctgattttttttctcagggttgactcccgaatcCTTTGTCATGTTTTGGTATAACTTCAAGGCAGCAGGGGTTTAAATTCTTTTAGGGTGGGTTGGCAGCGAAGGCTAGAGAGTCTGTCGTTATATACATCCTATATACATCCTATATACATCCTATATACATCCTATATACATCCTATATACATCCTATATACATCCTATATACAGCCTATATACAGCCTATATACATCCTATATACAGCCTATATACAGCCTATATACATCCTATATACAGCCTATACACAGCCTATATACATCCTATATACATCCTATATACAGCCTATATACATCCTATATACATCCTATATACAGCCTATATACATTCTATATACATCCTATATACAGCATATATACAGCCTATATACATCCTATATACATCCTATATACAGCCTATACACAGCCTATACACAGCCTATATACATCCTATATACAGCCTATATACATCCTATATACAGCCTATACACAGCCTATATACATCCTATATACAGCCTATATACAGCCTATATACATCCTATATACATCCTATATACATCCTATATACAGCCTATACACAGCCTATATACATCCTATATACATCCTATATACATCCTATATACAGCCTATACACAGCCTATATACATCCTATATACAGCCTATATACAGCCTATATACATCCTATATACATCCTATATACATCCTATATACATCCTATGTACATCCTATATACAGCCTATATACATCCTATATACAGCCTATATACATCCCATATACAGCATATATACATCCTATATACAGCCTATATACATCCTATATACATCCTATATACATCCTATATACAGCCTATATACATCCTATATACATCCTATATACATCCTATGTACATCCTATATACAGCCTATATACATCCTATATACATCCTATATACAGCCTATATACATCCTATGTACATCCTATATACAGCCTATATACATCCTATATACAGCCTATATACATCCTATATACATCCTATATACATCCTATATACATCCTATATACAGCCTATATACATCCTATATACAGCCTATATACAGCCTATATACATCATATATACATCCTATATACATCCTATATACATCCTATATACATCAAAATTTCAAAGAACGAAAATTGACAACTTTCAATACAAAGACTTACTTCAAAGACCAGGATGACTCTAGCTGGCTTattttttgtcttatctatgtCTGTCTAAATGGTGTTTCCCGCGAGTCTCTATCTACACCTTCACTCTCTATCCTAGACACCATCCATGTCTCTCTCAGACTGATGAAACTCTTCTAGATCCAAACTTTTATTTGCATATGTGGACAACACAACATGCTGGAAAGCGATTCACAAGCAAGGGGCATAAGTGCATAATTAACGCTCATATTCAGTAGACCACATCAAACATGAAAGTTTAATATTTATAGATATCACCTTCGGGTAATTCATTTAGCTATTCTTCAAAATTACTCCAATTGCAcaatattatgtttttttttaaattgtcaaaataataataaaaaaaaaagtttaaaattatatatttacattcacATACAAGAAAGCATCAATAATTTTGTCAATGAGATTTTGCTACCAATATATCTTTCTATTCCACTACCCCTGCACATGTGGGCGTATTCCAAGCTTTAATCTCCTTGACATTAAATAGGAGATACAATTTAACACTAAACCTTTAAATACTTTCatcgcctttatttttaaaggcatttgaaaaaaaaaacgcatggATATTAACATTTTGAAAATTGTAATCTTGCTAAAATGTATTCTGTCCTTTATCATGTTTAGTAGATtttaataaagttaaaaaaaaaagcaaaacatccGTTTCATACCCTGCAATCTATAgcgcagataatgtaaaggctatctgtttctgtggcctaagttaacgagggtgtcatgtataAAAAGTCAAATGTCTAAATAGTTAACGAATACAGAGCAAACAAGTGAGAGTAGTACCCGAGGACACGCTGAATGACTAATGTATGAAGCTCCTCCCCAATCCTATAAATGTCAGGTGACTTGGGTGGACATTATCTGGTAGAAAAGAATAGTACGATCAGTCTGAACAAGTATGATGGCATCACATACACGGGCATACTATTCTGCCTCAAAGTGGCGCCCGTGTGGAAACGGTTACTTGAGGGGgtaactaggctaaatgaatggcgaaacaaaactcccgtgggagtgtccaagggtacCCGAGAGTGGACCCATTGCACGgacggagttgaaagagagctctcacggccctgtcgataatccatgcgccgttcctcaagggaccgttacatttATGGCGAGTTCCCCCATGGTTAGCTTGTTATAACATAGGAAGATGGTGGAGGCTCCCGGTAAACTCGGTCCTTTGGCCATGTCTAGCCCATGTGTCCAGAGGCCAGTTATGTCGGATATAGCAATGCTttatataggcattgacttgggtctcttccagacagaacggtggtccagacaggttgttttttttttttactgtttgacgctcaaacaggtttttttttcaaacttagagctcgaagagccttcggctcagctcttagactaTCAAACAGTATCACATTAAAGCTTAGGTCACGTCCTAACTTAACCACACCCCCTcttcttttatatataaaaattagaAGGGAAGACAAGATGTCTTCAAAgcgaaaaaacaaacaaacaacgctTTCATATAATTTACATTAAAGTCCTCATAACATAAACAATTTTTGACATGGAGTTACCATTTAATGGCATAAGAAACTATCATTGGAAATCATTACTATTGTTACTGATCTAGATAGTTTACAATGCATTATGAGCAATCATTTGCAACGTGTTATAAAAATGGTCTATACTCAAGTGCATACAATTAGCATATTATctttaggaaaacaaaatggGGCACTGACAGTCAGCGTAAACACAAAAGCGGCTTTACCCACTTATGATATGCTATAAACATGTCTCGGAACTTCATGTGAAGCACTCTTACACCGGTACACCATGTTTTGAGGCAGCCGTTTTGTTTTTTGCAAACAtaaaaaacatacatatatatatatatatagcgctAAAATGGAGCCAAAACGGCGGCGACTAAACGGCTGTGCCAAAACGCCCTGCTTTGCCCTTACACACGAGATTCGAGAATGTCCTTGGCAATATACATAAATGATTGCAGACTGCTTCACAGCAACTACTTTGGTGGTGTGGTTGGATTCTCCAGAGAACAGTATCTCAAAGTCAACGGAAACTCTAATCTCTATTTTGGCTGGGGAGGAGAAGACGACGACCTGCGAATCAGGTAAGAAACACATCCACCTGTGCTAATCAGGTAAAAAACACATCCACCTGTGCTAATCAGGTAAGAAACACATCCACCTGTGCGAATCAGGTAAGAAACACATCCACCTGTGTGAATCAGGTAAGAAACACATCCACCTGTGCTAATCAGGTAAGAAACACATCCACCTGTGCGAATCAGGTAAGAAACACACCCACCTGTGCGAATCAGGTAAGAAACACATCCACCTGTGCGAATCAGGTAAGAAACACATCCACCTGTGCTAATCAGGTAAGAAACACATCCACCTGTGCGAATCAGGTAAGAAACACACCCACCTGTGCGAATCAGGTAAGAAACACACCCACCTGTGCGAATCAGGTAAGAAACACACCCACCTGTGCGAATCAGGTAAGAAACACACCCACCTGTGCGAATCAGGTAAGAAACACACCCACCTGTGCGAATCAGGTAAGATACACACCCACCTGTGCGAATCAGGTAAGAAATACATCCACCTGTGCGAATCAGGTAAGAAACACACCCACCTGTGCGAATCAGGTAAGAAACACATCCACCTGTGCGAATCAGGTAAGAAACACATCCACCTGTGCTAATCAGGTAAGAAACACATCCACCTGTGCGAATCAGGTAAGAAACACATCCACCTGTGCGAATCAGGTAAGAAACACATCCACCTGTGCTAATCAGGTAAGAAACACATCCACCTGTGCGAATCAGGTAAGAAACACACCCACCTGTGCGAATCAGGTAAGAAACACACCCACCTGTGCGAATCAGGTAAGAAACACATCCACTTGTGCGAATCAGGCAAGAAACACATCCACTTGTGCGAATCAGGTAAGATACACACCCACCTGTGCGAATCAAATAAGAAACACATCCACCTGTGCGAATCAGGTAAGAAACACATCCACCTGTGCTAATCAGGTAAGAAACACATCCACCTGTGCTAATCAGGTAAGAAACACATCCACCTGTGCTAATCAGGTAAGAAACACATCCACCTGTGCTAATCAGGTAAGAAACACACCCACCTGTGCTAATCAGGTAAGAAACACATCCACCTGTGCGAATCAGGTAAGAAACACATCCACCTGTGCTAATCAGGTAAGAAACACACCCACCTGTGCGAATCAGGTAAGAAACACACCCACCTGTGCGAATCAGGTAAGAAACACACCCACCTGTGCGAATCAGGTAAGAAACACATCCACCTGTGCGAATGAGGTAAGAAACACACCCACCTGTGCGAATCAGGTAAGAAACACATCCACCTGTGACAATCAGGCAAGAAACACATCCACCTGTGTGAATCAGGTAAGAAACACACCCACCTGTGCGAATCAGGTAAGAAACACATCCACCTGTGCGAATCAGATAAGAAACACACCCACCTGTGCGAATCAGGTAAGAAACACATCCACCTGTGCGAATCAGGTAAGAAACACACCCACCTGTGCGAATCAGGTAAGAAACACACCCACCTGTGCGAATCAGGTAAGAAACACACCCACCTGTGCGAATCAGGTAAGAAACACACCCACCTGTGCGAATCAGGTAAGAAACACACCCaccaggggtacgggaagactttggatAGGTACGCGCTGCACCTCATTAACTTTGCCATTTACCCATTTACAATGTTCTGTtcgtaaattaaaataaattatcaatACGTTTTAATTCAcattctttaatattattttatgttatatttaaacaaaatgttataaacatcttaaaatacaatttacaaagTTCGGGTAATGAATAGGAATATTTTGCAAGGTTAAAATAATGACACTTTACTGGAATTAATGTTGTTAGACTCTTTTAGAGTAAAAATTAATCCCTCCAATTGAAAATGTAATTGTAAGAGATCTATGATTTATGATGTGCCAAATGgcacaaaaaaattataaaaggggttcacataggtcaaaagtttgggaaacactgctgtaTGGTGTCCTCTGACCTGAAATCCTTCGTGAAGCTACGATACCATGTTATTTGAGAAGGTCCCTACTTTCGCTTTTGCCACTCCACCTGTCGGAGAAACATGTCCCGCTAGCTTCATGCGACTCTCAGTCACAAGCTTGCTAAGTGGTCGAGTGCGCGTTCGGTATTTGAGAAGTGCTCTGTCACATTTCACTTGTTGCTTCATTTCACAGAGCAGTGCAGACATAATTATTAATGAGTGTGGTCCTAATAGTAAAACGATAagctaatatttattataatgcgCAAAAGTATGAACCATATTTTAAACTTgaattatttatgtatttaactGTAAAAATGCACATAGGTAGTATAAAACGTGTATTGGcttctttcttctaaaaaaaaacaaaacaataacacattGGCTTGGTTATTATCTTGTAATGACATCTTTTGTCTGTGATTGCTTAGATCGAATTCTGGCAATGCTATTGAGTTTcgaattgtgttttttttttctcatacacCAAAGTCATAATTTTTCGTTGCATGTATTTAACTATAATAttcaaaatgtgttgttttttcactGAAACAGATTATATAATAAGCACTTCAAATTACTAAGGTATTCTCCAGACATAGCTCGCTATCACATGATCAAACATACCAGAGACATAGGAAATGAGCTCAACCCTTTGAGGTAATCATGTTTCGTTACTGACTTTATGACAAGCTTGACAACCCTATAATTAATTGTCCTTTAAGCTGTtgctttacaagaaaaaaaattttttagcaAAATATTATAGTAACTTATGACGCTGTTAACAATCAAGCAGTTAGTTAAATTGTTGTTGGTATCCTTCAGTTGTAtgactatggtttatctcgtaaAGCATAATTTCATGTGGCCGTATTCTTGAGAGACATTCCCATCCACATTTAAcgcaggttaaggtgacatttgctttggtggtagatgAGCCAGACATTTTTCTTTTGGTACGCTTTTCTTCACGCGGTCTACGGCTGTCTTCATTCCCTTTGTTCTGTCATCCCAATCATCTACTTATAGTGCGGTCTATGACTATGTCTTCACAGTCCCTAGTCATCCCAATCATCTACTTATAGTGCGGTCTAAGACTATGTCTTCATAGTCCCTAGTCATCCCAATCATCTACTTATAGTGTGGTCTATGACTATGTCTTCACAGTCCCTAGTCATCCCAATCATCTACTTACAGTGTGGTCTATGACTATGTCTTCACAGTCCCTAGGCATCCCAATCATCTACTTACAGTGTGGTCTATGACTATGTCTTCACAGTCCCTAGTCATCCCAATCATCTACTTACAGTGTGGTCTATGACTATGTCTTCACAGTCCCTAGTCATCCCAATCATCTACTCACAGTGCGGTCTATGACTATGTCTTCACAGTCCCTAGTCATCCCAATCATCTACTCACAGTGCGGTCTATGACTATGTCTTCACAGTCCCTAGTCATCCCAATCATCTACTCACAGTGCGGTCTATGACTATGTCTTCACAGTCCCTAGTCATCCCAACCATCTACTTACAGTGCGGTCTATGACTATGTCTTCACAGTCCCTAGTCATCCCAATCATCTACTCACAGTGCGGTCTATGACTATCTCTTCACAGTCCCTAGTCATCCCAATCATCTACTTACAGTGTGGTCTATGACTATGTCTTCACAGTCCCTAGTCATCCCAATCATCTACTCACAGTGCGGTCTATGACTATGTCTTCACAGTCCCTAGTCATCCCAATCATCTACTCACAGTGCGGTCTATGACTATCTCTTCACAGTCCCTAGTCATCCCAATCATCTACTCACAGTGCGGTCTATGACTATGTCTTCACAGTCCCTAGTCATCCCAATCATCTACTTACAGTGTGGTCTATGACTATGTCTTCACAGTCCCTAGTCATCCCAATCATCTACTTACAGTGCGGTCTATGAGATTAATGGCAACAGATACGGGCTATTTCAGTTGTCACCCAAGCACTTCTCAGTGGCTCCTGACCTTCTTTCAGATTGCTCATCgatctagaaatattttattggtATTGAAACTGTGTTGAGAATAGCGTGAACCCAGATTCTTGAAAATGACCCCATGTGCTTTTTAAAGTTTAGCTGAAGTTAGaaattatgatttagcattttgctcatttctttctttcttgttaaTTAAGACATGTATTAATTGTacagttaaataaattttacaacAGTAGTCTTGTCGGCCCAGTACCTTtgtaaatgagtattttttttttcctatttgatGTCATATTTATAATTACTGTCACCTGGTGCATTGTccaacccccccacccccccaaatACATCGACGCCAGTGAGTAAAACCACCAACCACTCTTCCTCATTAGGTACAGTCTTTTGAAGAATGCTGCCGCTAGACAAGACATTGAAGGTCTAAACACTGTCAAATACAGAATAGTAAACATAACATTTGATCGCCTATACACTTGGATCACTGTGGAGATAAACACTAGCGAAATACTCAAGGTCagtatgattttaaaaaaaaagcgtgaTTATTGTCCCTTGAAGGCTATGTAAGAATCTCCTTCTGTTCTTCTAAATAGGGCCGGCCTTAGTTGATTGGAGACCCTTGGCTAAGTGAATTGGATGGCGccgaatgaaatagaaaaaacatATAAGACGAAATGAGTTAAAAACCTTCTGTATGTGTATTTACacctaaatcaacaaataagttaaattcatatatcgACGACAGCACAAATGTGTTTCATGGACAATTCTTAATCACCAGtctagaaataacgtttcgacatttcactaaaggaagaaaaaaatgctCCTCAAaaatatgtagtctaacaagtagatctgaatattcttaaataaaCCGCTAATCACAG contains the following coding sequences:
- the LOC106052897 gene encoding uncharacterized protein LOC106052897; amino-acid sequence: MSRLNIRKLFIVAVTSTLGSVILNLTISTMNSNVNIGLFQTKDVRENTVLYDQEQNNSEYINHENILDEFINHQINKSKKMGHSETDLVIAEDSTFLKGKTLTVLDSMRDVNGSDTAVTNTLQDSFSQDFTTKSRNDLADLPKDKSHITTISEPLQEQSNEQLEAFNVSLKHTDDPRDGETEQIYLQLQQREQLESEDTQLHQREQLESEDTQLHQREQLESEDTQLHQREKLESENTQLHQREQLESEDTQLHQREQLESEDTQLHQREQLESEDTQLHQRAQLESEDTQLHQREQLESEDTQLHQREELESENTQLHQREELESEDTQLHQREELESENTQLHQREQLESENTQLHQREELESEDTQLHQREELESENTQLHQREELESEDKQIQQREELESDNDQIEQNPQQVEQMVDEEIEGVADYLTSNNLSDTSLENVMKTAPGPVGVSLTTTPTLNYCPDKSSHLIGHLAGLLRETTREELIDYFPEMDNGGRLRPTDCAARQRLAVIFPYRNRYQHLHVVLHNLLPILKRQQVDVTFFVIEQSALSTFNRGALQNIGFLEAQKLSSFDCYIFHDVDLIPLNDNNLYRCESNPRHFAVALNKFNYRLLHSNYFGGVVGFSREQYLKVNGNSNLYFGWGGEDDDLRIRLYNKHFKLLRYSPDIARYHMIKHTRDIGNELNPLRYSLLKNAAARQDIEGLNTVKYRIVNITFDRLYTWITVEINTSEILKTTPALTQKDIDQDSRKWRKRKPPSQKIPLEQISKS